AGCGGACCATGTCGCCGAGCACCTCGGGCCGCAGCCGGAGCCGGGTGGCGGCCTTGTACTCCTTGTACGCCATGGGCCACTTGTTGTTGATCCTGAAGTTGGCGACGGCCCACACCTTGCCCTCGCCGCCCGACCCGAGCTCGCGCTCCTTGTTCAGCCGGTCCACGGAGATGTCCGCCGCGGGCCCCGGGGAATCGCTCATGGCCGCTGTTCCTCCAGCCGGTGGCGCGGCCAGACCGCGAGAAGGGTGCGGTCGTCGTCGAAGGTCTCCCGGGAGAAGTCCAGCAGGTGCGCCAGCATCCGGGGCTCCCGGGGAGGACGCATCAGCGCGTCGGCCATCAGCACGCCGACCTGCCCCGACCCGTCACCCAAGGGGTCCCCGAAGCCGTCCGTGCCGACGAGCAGCGTCGCGTCCGGCGGCAGTACGTGCCGCCACACCCGGAGTCCGGCCGGCACCCGGGGCAGGGCCAGGACCGCCGAGGTGACGACGGAGTCCCCGTCGTCACCCCCCTTCCCGGCCAGCAGCGGACGGTAGTCCCCGCCGCGGAACTCCCACGCCGCGGTGTCCCCGATCTGCACCAGGTGGACCTCCAGCTCCCCCCGGGGCCGGGCGGCGACCGTTCCGGCCACCAGCGTGGTGGCCAGCTTCCGCTGCGTCTCGGCGCGCTGCTCGGCGGTCGGCTCGGCGCCGCCCGTCACCCGCATGAACAGCTGCCAGGCGGCGGCGCTCAGCACGCGCTCCCAGTCGGGCTCCGCCCGGTCCGCGTCGAGCTGGGTCAGCAGATCGCGCACCGCGGTGCGGCAGGCCAGCGCCGCACCGATGTGCGAGTCCGGGGCGCCGGAGACCCCGTCCGCCACGGCGAACACCACCGTCCCGGTCGGCTCGTGCACGGCGACGACCAGGTCGTCCTGCCGGGGCCTGCCGTCGAAACGGTGCGCGTCCCCGCGTACGGAGGCGAGCCGCACCGTGAGGTGCGGGGTGGACCACCCGTCGTACACGGTGTCGGGGCGGTACGGGTCCGAGGGCGGCGGCTTCGGCTCGAAGACGGAGGCGGGCCTGCCCACCGGGACCCGGTCCCAGTACCCGGCCAGCACGGGCTGCTGCCGTGCGGGAGGGCGGGGCGCCGGCACCGACGGCGGCGGTGGCGGTGACGGCTG
The Streptomyces sp. NBC_00234 DNA segment above includes these coding regions:
- a CDS encoding protein phosphatase 2C domain-containing protein translates to MSFRRRRDEPHPDEGDSPGSPEGAGGPEAGRPPAQGSGRYGEPVYAPQPYQPYVRDGFEAPRQPDPQWPSPRRPERAQPSPPPPPSVPAPRPPARQQPVLAGYWDRVPVGRPASVFEPKPPPSDPYRPDTVYDGWSTPHLTVRLASVRGDAHRFDGRPRQDDLVVAVHEPTGTVVFAVADGVSGAPDSHIGAALACRTAVRDLLTQLDADRAEPDWERVLSAAAWQLFMRVTGGAEPTAEQRAETQRKLATTLVAGTVAARPRGELEVHLVQIGDTAAWEFRGGDYRPLLAGKGGDDGDSVVTSAVLALPRVPAGLRVWRHVLPPDATLLVGTDGFGDPLGDGSGQVGVLMADALMRPPREPRMLAHLLDFSRETFDDDRTLLAVWPRHRLEEQRP